The DNA segment ATTTCGTCGATTATGCCGGCGCGCTGTTTACGGAATTCACGCCGCTCGCCGGCGACCGCAAGTTTTCCGAGGATGCCGCCATCCAAGCGGGCTTTGCCCGTTTCCGCGGCCAGCCGATCGCCATCATCGGCCAGGAAAAGGGCAATGACACCAAGACGCGCCTGAAGCACAATTTCGGCAGCGCCCGTCCCGAGGGCTACCGCAAGGCGATCCGCATCCTGGAAATGGCCGATCGCTTCGGATTGCCGGTTGTTACCCTGGTCGACACGGCCGGCGCCTATCCCGGCGTCGGCGCCGAAGAGCGCGGCCAGGCGGAAGCAATTGCCCGCTCCACGGAAATGTGCCTGGGCGTCAAGGTGCCGATCATCTCGGTCGTCATCGGCGAAGGCGGGTCGGGCGGCGCAATCGCGATTGCCACCGGCAACCGCGTCTATATGCTCGAACATTCGATCTACAGCGTGATTTCACCCGAAGGTGCCGCCTCGATCCTCTGGCGCGATTCCACCCGTGCCAAGGAAGCAGCCACCAATATGAAAATCACGGCCGAGGATCTGAGGGGGCTCGGCATCATCGATGGCATTATCCCCGAACCGCTCGGCGGCGCGCATCGCGATCCGCAGACCGTGATTGCGGCGACGGGCGACATGATTTCCAACGCGCTCGGCGAACTTTCCAGCCGTTCGGGCGAACAATTGCGCAGCGACCGCCGCCAGAAATTCCTCAATATGGGTCGCAATCTCTAACTTCAGTTAGAGACTCGTGATCTCTCAAAACGGGAATGAGGCCAAATCTTGGCCACATTCTTGTTATCGAAACGCTTATGACAAAGAAAAGCTTGCGGCCATGCCGCGGGCGCGTCATAGGCTGGTAAGGAATTGTCAAGTATAAGCCGTCTATGATTCTGTTTCATGTTTCGATTGGGGGCGGCGAAACAGATCGTGCAGCCGCTCTTCGTGTCTATGGGCTAAGTCAGAATGCGCTTCCGTCACCTCGCCTATGTTTCCCTGATGGCGCTGGCTCTCGCCGGCTGTAACGACACGCTGGAATCCGCGTCGGTCGATCTGTCGACGGTGAAAAACAAGGTCGAGCAGCCGCTTCCGAGCCACATCCTTGCCGACATGACGAAAAAGGGCATGGACCGCAATTCGCCGATCATGATCCGCATCTTCAAGGAAGAAGGCGTGATGGAGATCCTCAAGGCGAACCAGAGCAATCGCTTCGAGGTCATCGCCGATTACAAGATCTGCGCCTGGTCTGGCCGTCTTGGCCCGAAGGTGAAGGAAGGCGACCGGCAAGCGCCGGAAGGCTTCTACATGCTGACGCCGGCCAACCTCAATCCGAATTCCAAATATTATCTCGCCATCAACACCGGTTTTCCGAACCGTTATGACGCGGCCAATGGACGCAGCGGCGCCAATCTGATGATCCATGGCGCCTGCTCGTCATCGGGCTGCTATTCGATGACCGACCAGCAGGTGCTGGAAATCTATGCCTTCGCGCGCGACGCGTTCAAAGGCGGCCAGAAGGCGATCCAACTCGAGGCCTTCCCCTTCCGCATGACCGCGGAAAACATGGTCAAGCATCGCCTCAGCCCCAATATCGAATTCTGGAAGATGCTGAAGGTCGGCTACGACAATTTCGAAGTGACGAAGCGTCCGCCGGAAGTTGAGGTCTGCGAGAAGAAATACGTCTTCAACCAGCAGGCCGCCGGCCCCTTCAACGCCGGCGGCAAATGCCCCGTCATGACCACCCCGCCGGCCCTGCAGACCGCGCTGCTGAGCCACGACAAGCAGTATGACGCCGACTACAGCGCCGCTCTGAAGAAATACGACGGCATGGCCTGGTACGACCCGACCGAAGCCGAACGCAAGGCTGTCGTCGCCAAGCAGCGCAAGGGCCACGATCTCGCCTATGCACCGACCGGCACCGCACTTGCGGCCGGCAAGATGATGAAAGTGGCCGATCTGGAGACGATGATGTCCAACCAGTCGGCGCAGCAGGTCGCCCGTGGCACCACCGTCGCCAATCCGACGACCGCAAGCATCCGCATGGCCGGCAACGGCCTTGCCACGCAGCCGGCGGCTCCGGCCGGCGGCCCCGTGGTCGCCACGGCCGTCCCGGCGAACGTGCCGATCCCGATGGCAAACCCCATGGTCAATCCGCTCGCCTATGCACCCCCGCCCGTCGAAACAGCCCAGACCGAGCCGGCCAAGAAGCCGCCCTTCTGGAAGTTCTGGGCCAAGAGTGAATAGCCTGACCGACGAGGTTTACGATCTGCGCGGGCTGAAATGCCCGTATCCGGCGATCAAAACGGAAAAACGCCTGCGCGGCATGCCGAGCGGCGCGGTTTTGACGGTGGAGACGACGGACCCGCTTGCCGTCATCGACATTCCCCATCTCTGCAACGAGCAGGGCCATACCTTGCTCACAAGCGAAAAAACCGAACGCGGCCATCGCTTCGTGATCCGCAAGGGATAGCGATTTTCACCTGGAGCGCATCTTTGCTCTACCTTCTCCCCAACGGGGAGAAGGTGCCCGAAGGGCGGATGAGGGGATCCGCGACGCGGGCCTTGAGCGGTAAGCGAAAGGCAATTCTCCTTACGGTGCAACGCCCCCTCAACCGCGCTGACGCGCTACCTTCTCCCCGTCGGGGAGAAGGTAAAGGCGCCTCAGAACCGCATCCCCGGCACGGCGAGCGGATTGTCCTGAAGTGCGGCGCGATCCGGCGTGTCGACACGCGGCTTGCTCAGGAACGCATCGAACAAGCCCTTCACGAAATCCTCGGGCAGATCCTTGGTGATGATCACCATGCGCGTGCGCCGGTCGTCGGGATTGGGCCAGGCGGGCAGGCGCACCGGCGGATGGAAAATATTCTGCACGCCATGCAGTACGACCGGACGTTCCGGCCTGTCGGACATGGCAACGATGGCTTTCATCCGCAGCAGCTTTTCGCCATGCGCGGAACGCAGGAGGTCGATGAACATTTCCAGCGCGATCGGGTCAATCGGTTGGCTCTCGACGATCGAGAAAGAGCGGATCGACTCGTCGTGACGGTTCACATCATGATCGTGCTGATGCCGATGGCCATGATGATGGTGGCCATGGCGATGATGGCCGTGCCCCTCGTGATGATGGTGGTGATCGTCCCCATGGTCGTGATGATGGTGATCATGGTCATCATCAGCCTCGAGCTCGTCTCGCAGCCAGCGGCCGACATCGGCGATCTTGGACGCCGGATCGTAAAGGCCGTTGACGAGAATGGCGGCATGGCCCGCCTCGTTGCTGTCGGCGTTCAAGATTTGCGCCCGCGGATTGAGCGCCCGCAACCGGCTCTCCAGCATGTCGACGGAAACGGCGCCTTCCAAACCGGTCTTGGAGACGATCAGCCGGTCGGCGACTGCCACCTGCTTGCGCGCCTCTTCGTGATTGTCGAGCGTCTGCAACCCATTGACCGCATCGACGATGGTGATCACGCCATCCAGGTCGAAATTGGCGGCGATGATCGGATTGCCCATGATCGACTGCATCACCGGCGCCGGATCGGCAAGGCCGGTCGTTTCGACGACGACGCGCTTCAGCGGCCGGATGCGGCCGGTCTGCATGGCGTCCATCAGATTAGCGAGCGTATCCACCAGCTCGCCGCGCACCGTGCAGCAGAGGCAGCCATCGGAGAGCTCGATGATGGAATCGCCGGAGCTTTCGACCAGCAGGTGGTCGATGCCGACATCGCCGAATTCATTGATGATGACAGCGGCGTCCCGCATCTCCGGATCCTTGAGGATGCGGTTCAGCAATGTCGATTTACCGGCCCCGAGAAAACCGGTCAGGATCGAAACCGGCACCCTCTCCTGCGGAACGCTCATGGTTCAGGTCCGATCAGTAAGTGGGGCGCGGCATGGGAATGGGTATGCCGGTGACATCGCCCGTGGCGGCAATCTTGTCGCCCTTCACGGCCTTGTCGCCCTTTGCCGTCACATCGTCCTTGTCGCCTTTGCTCGCGGTCGCGACGTCCTGACCGCCGATCAGGCCGGCATAGACGAAATTCGGCTCGTGATCCATTTCATGGATGTAGGGCGACTGTACCTTTGTGCGGCCGGTGGGATCACGGGTTTCGCTGCGGTGTTGTGCGCCCTTGGCGCTGCAGATGTCGGCAGTGACGTCGGCAACCTCGTCCTGGCCGGTTCCATAGGGCTGCAGGCTTGCCAAGGTGTCCCGCCCGGAGAACTGGTTCTCGAAACCCTTTTCCAGGAAATTGGCGGAATCGTCGGCGCGTGCGGCAAGGCTGTCCGTTCCGAGAACGACGGAGACCAGGGTGCGGCCGTTGCGAGTGGCCGAGGCGATCTGGTTGAAGCCGGAAGCGCAGATGAAACCGGTCTTCATGCCGTCTGCGCCGTCGAAGCGGCCGATGAGCATGTTGATGTTCTGCACCTGCTTGACGCCGTTGGTGAAGCCTTCCAGCGAGAAATAGCCGGCATATTGCGGGAACTCGCGGCGCAGCGCCACGCTGACAACGGCAAGATCGCGCGCCGTGGTGTACTGACCCTTGCCCGGCAAGCCGTTGGGATTGATGAAATGCGTGTCACGCATCCCGAGGCGGGCGGCTTCCGCATTCATGCGCGCGACAAAGCCCGGCTCGGAACCGCCAACCGTCTCGGCGATCGCCATGGCAAGGTCATTGGCGGATTTGATCAGCATCATCTTCAGGGCGTTGTCGAGCGTCAGCTTCTGCCCCGGCTTGAAATACATCTTCGCCGGCGGCTGCGAGGAGGAAAGCTTGGACATGACGACGGGCGTATCGAGCGTGACCTGGCCGGACTGGAGGGCGCGGAAGGTGACATAGACCGTCATCAGCTTGGTCAGCGAGGCCGGATACCACTTTCTGAAGGCGTCTTCATGATCGAGCACGCGGCCGGTGCTGACATCGACGAGAATATGCGGATTTGCCTCGGCCACATGCGCGGTCGACAGGAAAAGCATGGATGCGGCTGCGGCCATGGGAACCAGCCGCAGGGCGGCATACAAACGATTCTGCTTCGTCAGCACGGTCTATCCTTCAGAAGTCCGGAATTTTCTCGAAAGCTCCCCCTATTTAACCTATATGGCTAAGAGAAGGCAAAGGCGATTGACGACTTTATTGCCAACGGATCACAGCCTTGTGATCACGCGCACGGCATCAAAAAGTGCGATGTGATATTGAGGGTTGTGCGCCGGATGAAATTGCTAAACCGAATCCGATATTGAGCAGCAGGAAAAATCAGCATGCCGATTTTGAACAGAGCCGCCGAACTCCAGGACGAAGTGACGGAATGGCGCCGCTATATCCATACGAGGCCTGAGCTGATGTATGCGGTGGAAAACACCGCCGCCTTCGTCGCCGAAAAGCTCAAGGCATTCGGCGTCGACGAGGTCGTCACCGGCATCGGCCGCACCGGCGTCGTCGGCCTGATCCGCGGCAAGGGCGAAGGCCGCACCGTCGGCCTGCGCGCCGACATGGATGCCCTGCCGCTCACCGAAATCACCGGCAAGCCCTGGGCTTCCGAGACACCCGGCAAGATGCATGCCTGCGGCCATGACGGCCACACCGCCATGCTGCTGGGCGCCGCGAAATATCTCGCCGAGACCCGCAATTTCAACGGCAACATCGCCGTGATCTTCCAGCCGGCCGAAGAAGGCGGCGCCGGCGGCGACGCCATGGTCAAGGACGGCATGATGGAGCGCTTCCGGATCGAGGAAGTCTACGGCATGCACAATCTGCCGGGGCTGCCGGTCGGCCAGTTCGCCATCCGCAAGGGCGCGATCATGGCGGCGACCGACGAATTCACGGTCACGATCAAGGGCCGCGGCGGCCACGCCGCCATGCCGCACAAGACGATCGACCCCATCGCCATCGGCGCGCAGATCATCACCAACCTGCAGCTCATCGCCTCGCGCAGCGCCGATCCGCTGAAATCGGTGGTCGTCTCCGTCACCAAGTTCAATGCCGGCAACGCCTATAACGTCATTCCGAACGACGCAAGCTTCGTCGGCACCGTGCGCACGCTCGACGCGGAGATCCGCGACCTTGCCGAGCAGCGCTTCCGGCAGATCGTCAGCGGCATTGCCGCCAGCCACGATGCCGAAGCGGAGATCCAGTTCCACCGCAACTATCCGGTCACCGTCAACCACGCCGACGAGACCGAGCACGCGATTGCCGCCGCACGCGACATCGCCGGTACTGCTAATGTCATCCCCAACATCGATCCCATGATGGGCGGCGAGGATTTCTCCTACATGCTGAACGCCCGCCCCGGCGCCTTCATCTTCGTCGGCAACGGCGACACCGCCGGCCTGCACAACCCGGCCTACGACTTCAACGACGAAGCCATCGCCCACGGCATCTCCTATTGGGTCCGCCTCGCCGAACAGCGCCTCAACGCCTGAGACGCCACCCTCTTTCCGTGCGCCTGACCACGGCGCACGGCCCCGCAAAAGCAGATTGTCTCCAGGACGTAAAAGGGCTTGGCTTCGGGCCCTTGCTTTTGTATGGATCAATGTCAGTGGTCCCGTAGCTCAGCAGGATAGAGCATCAGATTCCTAATCTGAGGGTCACGCGTTCGAATCGCGTCGGGATCACCATTGGTTTCAATGAATCTCATCCGTGACCTAGAGATTCCGGTTCTCTCCATGCCGTGGCGCGGCGCGACCTTTGGCGCAAATCGGCATTATCTTCGACACGGCAAAACTGAATCGCAAAAATCCCCCGCTGAAGATCGCTCGCTCCCACCTTTTCCACTCAAGTATGTTTTCGATCTCGGACTTTGCCATTTCCTCTGATCCCCAAGCCGAGAGGACCTCTCCCAATTCCACTGAGATTTCCGTTAGCGGAGGTTTGATTCATGTCGACGCAGTGTAACCCGTATTGAGCGTAAGTCAGATGGCAATAAAGGAATTAGAGTTGTGCCTTCTGATTTGATAAGACGATCAAACCATGCGGTTTTGGCTCTGGGAGACAGCTTCTATGGAATGGGTAGTGCCACTTGTCGGAGGTCTCGGCCTGGGATCGCTTCTGAAGACCGTGATTGACCACTTCAATTCCAGGCGTGCCGTGACGAAAGACCGCCTTTATCAAGAAAAGCGTGAGGCCTACATCGGCCTTCTCGGTGCGTTACACAAAGCGGCCATCCAACATTCGAACGAAAACTCCAAGGAATATGCCCTATGGCAGACCCGCTGCCAGCTATTCGGCTCGTCGGAAGTTTCGCGCTTCGCACAAGCTATCCTCGATACCAACGACGGACCGCGAGATGAAAGGGATGCGGCTTTTCACGGTCTAATCGAAACAATGCGGAAAGACCTACAGCGCTCGGCGTGACGTATGATTGTCATCGATCTGCAGGAGAACGCTCAGGGATTTCGCGGGCGCCGTCGTGGAGCGCCTGAAGCAGCAAAGGCGGGTTCACCGGCTTCTTGGGGCGACTATCAACGTGAGACTGGTAGCGTCCCGCGTCCGGCCCCCAATCGAAGTAGATCCCGTTTCCAGGCTGGCGCAGTTGTTCAGCTTCAGCTTGCGTGATTGTCAAATTGATTTCTGTTAGGCGCCGCACCCTCTTTTCGCCGACAATCTTAGCGAAGATTTCCAACGTATAATCGCCCGCTGCAAAATCGAAATTTCTCACGTCCGACGGGGTAAGAAAATGATGATTTGTGGCGACGCCTTCGGCGCCTACATATAGGCCAGAACCTCTTGCAAGCCGGTCTTCGCCATAGACCCAAATGCTGAAATTCTGTTGTGTCTCACCACGGCGAAGGCGAGCATAGGCGTTTTCGACGACATGACCACGGTGAGCACTTGAGAAGAGCAAGGTCCGTAGGAAGACTTTAGAAATCCCCTTTT comes from the Rhizobium sp. NXC24 genome and includes:
- a CDS encoding acetyl-CoA carboxylase carboxyltransferase subunit alpha, translating into MHNYLDFEKPISDLEGKIHELKKLASEDESIDTSDEVGRLEIRVREAMADIYSKLNAWQKTQVARHPQRPHFVDYAGALFTEFTPLAGDRKFSEDAAIQAGFARFRGQPIAIIGQEKGNDTKTRLKHNFGSARPEGYRKAIRILEMADRFGLPVVTLVDTAGAYPGVGAEERGQAEAIARSTEMCLGVKVPIISVVIGEGGSGGAIAIATGNRVYMLEHSIYSVISPEGAASILWRDSTRAKEAATNMKITAEDLRGLGIIDGIIPEPLGGAHRDPQTVIAATGDMISNALGELSSRSGEQLRSDRRQKFLNMGRNL
- a CDS encoding murein L,D-transpeptidase family protein, whose amino-acid sequence is MRFRHLAYVSLMALALAGCNDTLESASVDLSTVKNKVEQPLPSHILADMTKKGMDRNSPIMIRIFKEEGVMEILKANQSNRFEVIADYKICAWSGRLGPKVKEGDRQAPEGFYMLTPANLNPNSKYYLAINTGFPNRYDAANGRSGANLMIHGACSSSGCYSMTDQQVLEIYAFARDAFKGGQKAIQLEAFPFRMTAENMVKHRLSPNIEFWKMLKVGYDNFEVTKRPPEVEVCEKKYVFNQQAAGPFNAGGKCPVMTTPPALQTALLSHDKQYDADYSAALKKYDGMAWYDPTEAERKAVVAKQRKGHDLAYAPTGTALAAGKMMKVADLETMMSNQSAQQVARGTTVANPTTASIRMAGNGLATQPAAPAGGPVVATAVPANVPIPMANPMVNPLAYAPPPVETAQTEPAKKPPFWKFWAKSE
- a CDS encoding sulfurtransferase TusA family protein, which produces MTDEVYDLRGLKCPYPAIKTEKRLRGMPSGAVLTVETTDPLAVIDIPHLCNEQGHTLLTSEKTERGHRFVIRKG
- a CDS encoding GTP-binding protein — translated: MSVPQERVPVSILTGFLGAGKSTLLNRILKDPEMRDAAVIINEFGDVGIDHLLVESSGDSIIELSDGCLCCTVRGELVDTLANLMDAMQTGRIRPLKRVVVETTGLADPAPVMQSIMGNPIIAANFDLDGVITIVDAVNGLQTLDNHEEARKQVAVADRLIVSKTGLEGAVSVDMLESRLRALNPRAQILNADSNEAGHAAILVNGLYDPASKIADVGRWLRDELEADDDHDHHHHDHGDDHHHHHEGHGHHRHGHHHHGHRHQHDHDVNRHDESIRSFSIVESQPIDPIALEMFIDLLRSAHGEKLLRMKAIVAMSDRPERPVVLHGVQNIFHPPVRLPAWPNPDDRRTRMVIITKDLPEDFVKGLFDAFLSKPRVDTPDRAALQDNPLAVPGMRF
- a CDS encoding D-alanyl-D-alanine carboxypeptidase family protein; its protein translation is MAAAASMLFLSTAHVAEANPHILVDVSTGRVLDHEDAFRKWYPASLTKLMTVYVTFRALQSGQVTLDTPVVMSKLSSSQPPAKMYFKPGQKLTLDNALKMMLIKSANDLAMAIAETVGGSEPGFVARMNAEAARLGMRDTHFINPNGLPGKGQYTTARDLAVVSVALRREFPQYAGYFSLEGFTNGVKQVQNINMLIGRFDGADGMKTGFICASGFNQIASATRNGRTLVSVVLGTDSLAARADDSANFLEKGFENQFSGRDTLASLQPYGTGQDEVADVTADICSAKGAQHRSETRDPTGRTKVQSPYIHEMDHEPNFVYAGLIGGQDVATASKGDKDDVTAKGDKAVKGDKIAATGDVTGIPIPMPRPTY
- a CDS encoding M20 aminoacylase family protein, yielding MPILNRAAELQDEVTEWRRYIHTRPELMYAVENTAAFVAEKLKAFGVDEVVTGIGRTGVVGLIRGKGEGRTVGLRADMDALPLTEITGKPWASETPGKMHACGHDGHTAMLLGAAKYLAETRNFNGNIAVIFQPAEEGGAGGDAMVKDGMMERFRIEEVYGMHNLPGLPVGQFAIRKGAIMAATDEFTVTIKGRGGHAAMPHKTIDPIAIGAQIITNLQLIASRSADPLKSVVVSVTKFNAGNAYNVIPNDASFVGTVRTLDAEIRDLAEQRFRQIVSGIAASHDAEAEIQFHRNYPVTVNHADETEHAIAAARDIAGTANVIPNIDPMMGGEDFSYMLNARPGAFIFVGNGDTAGLHNPAYDFNDEAIAHGISYWVRLAEQRLNA